The Halofilum ochraceum genomic sequence GGCGCCTGGAACTGAATCACCACCGCTTGCGTGCCTTGCGCGTCCGTCGGTAATGACGCTGCGTCTGTCGGGAAGCACTCCAGATCGGTATAATCCCGCGTTTTTGTCAACCGGCGAACCGGGAGCGCAGTCCAGCATGGATCTGAACAAAATCGATATCGGCAAGAACTGTCCCGATGAAATCAACGCGGTGATCGAGGTTCCCACCTACGGGGCCCCGGTCAAATACGAGCTCGACAAGGACAGCGGCGCCCTGATGGTCGATCGGTTCTTCGGGACCGCGATGCACTATCCGTGCAATTATGGTTTTATTCCGCACACGCTCGGCGAGGACGGCGATCCGCTCGATATCCTGGTGATCACGAACTCGCCGCTGATGTCGGGGGTCGTGATCCCGTGCCGGCCGGTGGGCATGCTGCACATGGAAGACGAGTCCGGTGGCGATGCCAAGCTGCTGGCGGTGCCGACGAACAAACTGACCCCGCTCTACCGCAACGTCCAGGAGTACACCGATGTAGCGCGTTCGCTGCTCGACGAAATCGCGCATTTCTTCGAGCAGTACAAAGCGCTCGAGGCGGGCAAATGGGCGCGTGTGGATCACTGGGACGGCGCAGAGGTAGCGCGCGAAGAGATCCGCGCCAGCGTCAAGCGGTACAACAACGCCACGACCTGAGACGGTCGTGGCCGGCCGCGGCGAGCAGCCGCGGCGGGAGCCTGAATGGCCGGATCCGACCGGCTGCGAGACTACGAACACGAGGCGGGTCTATACCGTCGGCGCGCTGTCGCCGCCGGTGTGGGGGCGCTCGTGCTCGTGCTCGTGCTGGCCGGGCGGCTGTTCCACCTGCAATACCTCAGCCACGAGCATTACGCCACGCTCTCGGACGACAACCGGGTCCGCATCGAGGCCATCGCGCCGACCCGCGGACTGATCCACGATCGTGACGGCCGCATCCTCGCCGAGAACCTGCCGAGTTTTACCCTCGAGCTCGTACCCGAACGGGTCGAGGACCTCGACGCGACGCTCGAACGCCTGCGTTCCTTCGTCGACTTCGACAGCGCCGATGTCGAGCGCCTGCGGCGCGCGTGGCAGCGTGCACGGCCGTTCGAGGGCGTTCCCCTGCGTTTCCGGCTCAGTCGCGAGGAGGTCGCCCGCCTGTCCGTGAACCGCCATCGATTCCCGGGGGTGGATATCGTCGCCGGGCTCACGCGGCATTACCCCTGGGGGCGAACGGGCGTGCACGCGCTCGGCTACGTCGGGCGCCTGGACGAGGCGGATCTGCAGCGTCTTGATCCGCGTTCTTATCGGGCCACCAGCCATGTCGGCAAGAACGGCATCGAATATGCGTACGAGGAGGTCCTGCACGGCGATCCGGGGGTTCGCCGGGTGGAGGTCAACGTCGAGGGGCGGGTGCTCCGCGTGCTCGATGAACAGGCACCGGTCCCGGGCGAGGATATCCAGCTGACCCTCGATCTCGGTCTGCAGCGTTTCGCCGAGCGCCTGCTGGGGCCCGAGGATGGCGCGGTGGTCGCGCTGGATCCGCGCGACGGTGCAGTGCTCGCGCTGGCGAGCCAGCCCGGCTTCGACCCCAATCTGTTCGTCAACGGGATCGGCCGCGATACCTACGCCGCGTTGCGGGACTCCCCCAGCCGCCCGTTGTTCAACCGCGCGATCCGCGGTCAGTACCCACCCGGTTCCACCATCAAGCCGATCATCGCGCTCAACGGGCTCGAGCGGAAATCGCGGGACCGCGATGAGGAAATCCATTGCCGCGGTTATTACACGCTCGAGGGCAGGAGCCGCCGCTATCGGGATTGGAAGGCCCACGGCGAGGTCGATCTGAGCGATGCGATCAGCCAGTCCTGCGACGTCATGTTCTACGACCTCGCCATGGATCTCGGCATGACCGAAATGGCCGGGTTCCTGCGCAAATTCGGGCTCGGGCAGCCGACCGGGATCGATCTGCCCGGTGAACGCGATGGGCTCATCCCCGACCCTGAGTGGAAACGCCGCAATCGCGGTGAACCCTGGTACAGCGGCGAGACGGTGATCCACGGCATCGGTCAGGGCTACATGCAGGTCACGCCCCTGCAACTGGCCACCGCGACGGCCCAGATCGCCAATCGGGGCCGGCCGGTGCGTCCCCACCTGCTGGCCGAAGCCGGACCGGCCGAGGTGCGCACGGATACCAAAGAGGAGGCGCCGCAGAACGGCGATGCCGTGGTCGCGCGGGCGCGCGAGCCGGTCGTGGAACCTGTCGACCTCAAGGTGGAGACGGACTGGGATTTCGTGATCGACGCGATGGTCGACGTGACCGAGGGCGAACGCGGCACCGCCCGGGCCATCGGCTGGAAGAGCCCGCATACGATCGCCGGCAAGACCGGGACGGCGCAGGTTTTCTCCATCGCCCAGGGCGAGGAGTATGACGCCGAGGCGATTGCCAAGCAGCTGCGCGATCACGCCCTGTTCGTTGCGTTCGCGCCAGCGAAGGCGCCGCGCATTGCCGTTGCCGTGCTGGTCGAGAATGGCGGCAGCGGCTCCGCCACGGCGGCGCCGGTCGCCCAGCAACTGATCGACCGCTGGCTCGAAGAGCATCCGCCGCCCGCGGACGGGGAAGACGATGGTGGATAACGATGGACTGCTGGGCGCACGGGCGCGCGGCGCACCACTGACGCGGCTGCTGCTCGCGCTGCGGGTGGACCCCCCGCTGCTGCTCGGGATCCTCGCCATCGCCGCCGTCGGCATGGTGGTGCTCTACAGCGCCGGCGGCGAGTCGACCGATCTGTTGATCCAGCAGGGCGTGCGCCTCGGTATCGGCCTGTTCGTCATGCTGGTCGCCGCCCAGATCCCGCCCCGCAACCTGCGGTTGTGGTCACCCTGGCTGTTCGCGGCGGGTCTCGGTCTGCTCGTATGGGTGCTGGTCGCCGGCGAGATGGGGGGCGGCGCGCGGCGCTGGATCGATCTCGGCATCGTGACCGTGCAGCCCTCGGAGGGCATGAAGATCGCCGTTCCGATGATGGTTGCGTGGTATCTGGGTGACCGCGCATTGCCGCCCTCGTTTGGCCGTGTGCTCGTCACCGGCGCGCTGATCATGGTCCCGGTCGCGCTGGTGGCCTGGCAGCCCGATCTGGGCACTTCGCTGCTGATCGCCAGTGCCGGCGCCTTCGGCCTGTTCCTCGCCGGGCTGCGCTGGCGCCTGATGCTGGGGTTCCTGCTGACCGGCGCCGCGCTGATCCCGGTCGGCTGGCACATGATGTACGATTACCAGCGGCGCCGTGTGCTGACCTTCCTCGACCCGGAGAGCGATCCGCTCGGGGCCGGTTACCACATCATCCAGTCGAAGATCGCCGTCGGCTCCGGTGGCCTCTACGGCAAAGGATGGCTGAACGGCACGCAGTCACGTCTCGATTTCCTGCCGGAGCGGTCGACCGATTTCATTTTCGCGGTTTTCGGTGAAGAATTCGGCTTTTTCGGTGGCGTATTGCTGCTGTTTCTGTATCTGTGCGTGATCGGGCGTGCGCTGTATATCTCCGCCGAGGCGCAGGACAGCTTCGGGCGTCTGCTCGCCGGCAGTCTGGCGCTGACCTTCTTCGTGTACGTCGTGGTCAATATCGGTATGGTGATCGGCCTGTTGCCCGTTGTCGGCGTACCGCTGCCGCTCGTGAGTTATGGCGGCACATCGATGGTCACATTGCTCTGCGCGTTCGGCATAATCATGTCCATCCGTTCCCACAAGCGGTTACTTGCCCCATGACGATTCGCCCGGTCCTTGCCGCCGTCCTCTGGCTCGCGGCGGTCGCACCCGCCAGCGGTTCCTTCCTTGAGCGCGACGGTGTCCGCGCGTTCATCGACGACGTATCCAGCCGCCAGGATTTCAACGCCGCCGAGCTCCGCGGTCTGTTCGAGAATGTGGAGCGCCAGGAGGCGGTACTCGAGGCCATCGCGGCGCCGGCCGAGGCGATGCCCTGGTATCGGTATCGACCGATTTTCATTACCGATCCCCGGATCGAGGGCGGGATCGAATTCGTGCGCGACAATTCTGATCTGCTAGCGCGGGCCGAGCGCGAATTCGGGGTCCCGCCCGAGATCGTCGCCGCGATCATCGGCGTGGAAACGTTCTATGGTCGCCACAAGGGGCGTCACCCGGTACTCGATACGCTGGCCACGCTGGCGTTCGAGTATCCGCCGCGCAGTGACTTTTTCCGGCGCGAACTCGAGCAGTTCCTGCTGCTGGCGCGCGATGAGCGCATCGCGCCGACGTCGGTGAAGGGGTCGTATGCGGGTGCCATGGGGATGCCGCAATTCATATCGAGCAGCTACCGTCATTACGCCATCGATTTCGACGGCGATGGCCGGCGGGATCTGTGGAACAGCAACGCCGATGTGATCGGCAGTGTCGCCGCGTATCTGGCCGACCATGGGTGGAGCGCTGGCGAGCCGATCGTGCATCGGGTGCGGCCATCCCGCGATGACTGGCGCGAGCTGACAAGCAAGAGCCTGAAGCCGCGGGTCGACCAGAGCGACCTGCGGGCGGCGGGCCTCGGCGTCGAGCCGCCGGTGGGCGCCGACGAGCGCGTGCACGTGTTCTCGCTGGAAACGGAGGCCGAGCCCGAGGTGTGGGTTGGCCGCGGGAATTTCTACGCCATTACCCGCTATAACCACAGCGCGCTCTACGCCATGGCGGTCTACCAGCTGGCCGAGCGGATCCGCCGCGGCGTCGAGACGGAGCCCGCGGAGTGAAACCCGCGATCCGCGCCGCGGCGGTGGCCATGCTGACGGCGCTGTTCGCCGGCTGCAGTACGCTGTCGGGCGAGCCCGCCGATGGTCCTGGGGCGGAAATCGATCCGGACAGCCTGCCGACGGTCGTTCCGCGCGACGAGCCCCGCAGCCGTTACGGCAATCCGGAGTCCTATGTCGTCAACGGCCAGCGCTATCATGTGCGCGATTCGGCGCGCGGGTATGTGGCCGAAGGCATCGCCTCGTGGTACGGCAGCAAGTTCCATGGCCGGCGGACTTCGAGTGGCGAGCCCTACGACATGTACGAGATGACGGCCGCGCATCGCTCGCTGCCGTTGCCGACGTATGTGCGGGTGACGAACCTCGACAATGGGCGCAGCACGGTCGTGCGGGTCAACGACCGTGGCCCGTTCGTCGATGATCGGGTGATCGACCTGTCGTATGCCGCGGCGACCCGGCTGGGTGTGATCGATAGCGGAACGGCGCGGGTGCGCGTGCGGGCGCTGACGCCGGGTGACTCGACCGCCGACTCGCAGTCGGACACGGCCCCCGCTACCGGCACCGATGCCGACGGTGAGGTGTTCCTCCAGGTGGGTGCGTTCCGCGAGTACGCCAATGCGCAGCGCATGCGTGCCCGGGTACGCGGGGCTGGCATCCAGCCGGTCAACGTCGAAAAGGCGGAGTCCGCCGCCGGGGTGTCCGTGTACCGGGTCCGCATCGGTCCGCTGGACGGCGATACCGACCGCGACGCCATGCTGAGCAGCCTTGATGAGGCGGGCGTGGAGGGAGCGCGATTCATCACGGAGTGAACGTGTCGGTGTTACATCTCGATCCGCGTCGATACAATCTTCTTTTCAGCCCCGGGGCCGGACCGCTGCGGCCCCATCCCAACGAGAGCCCTGGACCCATGAAGTATCTGCCCGCTCTGTGTGCCTGTCTGTTCCTGTTCCTGAGCCTGCCCGCTATCGCGCAGCCGATTCCGAAGCCGCCGTCCACCTCCGGCGAGAGCTATATCCTCATGGAGGCGGAGACCGGCAAGGTGCTCGCCGCAAAGAATGCCGATAAGCGCCTGCCGCCCGCTAGCCTGACCAAGATCATGACGGGTTACGCGGTGTACCGCGCCCTCGACGACGGCAGCATCACGCTCGATGATGAGGTCGAGGTCAGCGAGGCCGCCTGGCGCATGGGTGGCTCGCAGATGTTCCTGGAGGTCGGTGACAAGGTGACGGTGGATAAGCTGCTGGATGGCCTGGTCGTGCAGTCCGGCAACGACGCCGCGCTCGCGCTGGCCGAGTATGTCGGCGGCAGCGAAAGCGCCTTCGTCGAACAGATGAATTTCTATGCGGACGAACTCGGGCTCGAGAACACCCGCTTCGAGAACCCGGAAGGGTTGAACCGGGAAACGCATTATTCGAGTGCCCGGGATATGGCGGAACTGTCGCGCGTGATGATCCGGCAGTTCCCGGAGCGCTATGAGCGCTACGCGAAGCGGGAGTTCACCTATAACGACATCCGCCAGTACAACCGTAACGATCTGCTGTACGCGACCGATTACGTCGATGGCATCAAGACCGGTTATACCTCCGAATCCGGTTACTGCCTGGCCGCGTCCGGCGAGCGCGACGGTACGCGACTGATCAGTGTCGTCATGGGCGAGCCCAGCGCGGACGCGCGCGAGTCCAGTAGCCGCGCGCTGCTGTCCTGGGGGCATCGCTTTTACGAGAGTCATCGGCTGTACGCGGCCGGCGAGACGCTCAAGGAGGCGCGGATCTGGAAAGGCGCGGCCGACCAGGTGCGTCTGGGGTTGTCGGAGGACCTCCACGTCACCATCCCCAAGGGTAAGTACGATGCGCTCGAGGCCAGCATGACCTTCCCCGGCCAGTTGGTGGCGCCCGCGGATGAAGGGGAGGAATTGGGCCAGGTGACCGTCAAGCTCGACGGCGAGGTCGTCGCCGAGGCGCCGCTCGTTGCCCTGTCGGGGGTGGCGGCCGGCAGCTTCTTCCAGCGCATGACCGATGCCGTACTGCAGTGGTTTGAATAACTCCGGCACGCCCCGGGGGCGGAGGGCCTGATGACCGAAGACACGCTGCTGGAATTTCCCTGCGACTTCCCGATCAAGGCGTTCGGCTATGATACGGGCGATTTCGGCACGCTCGTGGTCGAGTTGATCCAGCCTCACGCCCCGGAAGTGACGCACGATGACGTGCAGACACGCAGCAGCAGCGGGGGACGCTATCTGGCGGTCACTATCACCGTGCGTGCCGTGAGCCGGGAACAGCTTGACCGCATTTACCATACGCTCAGCGCCCATGAACGGGTGCTGGTGGCGCTCTGAACGCGATCGGGATGTGTCCGCGTTGATCCCGGACCTGGTGGTGTGTCGCCCCGGCCGGGTGGATTACGAGCCCGCCTGGCGCGCGATGCAGGCCTTCACGGATGGGCGCGAGCCCTCGACTCCGGACGAATTCTGGTTGCTCGAACACCCGCCGGTCTTCACGCTGGGGCGTGTAGCGCGCCCGGAACACGTCCTCGATGCCGGTGATATCCCCCTGGTCCAGGTGGACCGCGGGGGGCAGGTCACCTACCATGGCCCGGGACAGATCGTCCTCTACACGCTGGTTGATCTGCGCGCTCGCGGTATCGGGGTGCGTAGTCTGGTGGCGACCCTGGAACAGGCCGTGATCGACGTGCTGGGCACGGAAGGTGTCGAGGCGGCTCGGCGCGACGGCGCGCCCGGCGTCTACGTCGATGGCCGCAAGATCGCGGCGCTCGGGCTGCGGGTGCGACGCGGCTGCAGTTACCATGGTCTGGCGCTCAACGTCGACTGCGGTCTCGAACCGTTCGCGCGTATCGATCCATGTGGCTACCGTGGCCTCGAGGTCACGAGTACGTTCACCGAGGGTGTGACCGCTGATGGCGATCTGCTCGGCGAGCGGCTGATCACGCGGCTCGTGTCCGCTCTCGGCTACCGCGCCGTAGCCGAAGGCACGCGGGTGCCGCCCGATATGGAGTACCCATGAGCGATAAATCCTATATCTCGCCATCCCGGCTCGATCCAGCCGGTCATCGTCGCGCCAGCGACAAGGTGCGCAGCATCCCGATCAAGGTGGAAGGCGAGGCGCCCGCGCCGCAGGAGCGCCAGCGCAAGCCGTCCTGGATTCGCGCGAAGGCCCAGGTGCACCCGCGGGTGCGCCAGATCAAGCGGATCCTGCGCGAGCGCAACCTGCACTCGGTGTGCGAAGAGGCGGCCTGCCCGAACCTGGGGGAGTGCTTCAGCAAGGGGACCGCGACCTTCATGATCCTCGGCGACATCTGTACCCGGCGCTGCCGGTTCTGCGATGTGGCCACGGGGCGCCCCGACCGGCCGGATCCGAACGAGCCGCGGCAACTCGCCGAGACGGTCGAGGCACTCGGGCTCGATTACGTCGTGATCACCTCGGTCGACCGTGACGACCTGGCCGACCGTGGGGCGGGGCAGTTCGTCGAGTGCATCCGCGAGATCCGCGCGCGCACGCCGGGTACCCGCGTCGAGATCCTGACGCCGGATTTCCGCAACCGGATCAATCATGCGCTCGATCTGCTCGATGAGGCGCCGCCGAATGTGTTCAATCACAACGTCGAGACGGTGCCGCGCCTGTACAAGCCGGTGCGACCGTCCGCCGACTACCAGGGCTCGCTCGATCTGCTCGCGGAAGCGGGACGCCGGCATCCGGAGATCCCGACCAAATCGGGCCTGATGCTGGGTCTCGGAGAGGAGATCGCGGAAGTCGAGGAGGTTATGCGCGACTTGCGCGCGCACGGCTGCTCGATGCTCACGATCGGGCAGTATCTGCAGCCGACACCGGCGCATCTGCCGGTGGCGCGCTATGTCCACCCGGATGAGTTCGATCGGCTGGCCGAGATCGGTCACGGGATGGGCTTCGCCCACGTGGCGAGTGGCCCGATGGTGCGCTCCTCGTATCATGCCGATGAGCAGGCCCGCGAAGTACTGGATCCGGCCGGCTGACTCCGGACCCTGGGAAGACGCGAAGGAACGACATGGCCGCTCGTGGGTCAAACGGGTAGCCACCTTTGCGTAACCGGGAGTCGTGCCCATGCGATCGCTGATCCTCCTCTTTTTCGTTCTGATCACTGGACCGTCTCTTGCGGAAACGCCCGGTGAACCGCCGGCCGGGAAGGCGGTTGCGACCTTCGCCGGGGGGTGTTTCTGGTGCGTGGAGGAGGCATTCGACGGCGTCGACGGTGTCGAATCCACCACATCCGGCTACACCGGTGGCGATACCGTTGATCCGACCTACCAGCAGGTGAGCTCCGGCGGTACCGGCCATGCCGAAGCTGTCCGGGTGGTTTACGATCCCGATGTGGTGTCCTATCGCAGGCTGCTGGACGTGTTCTGGCACAACATCGATCCGACGGTGGAGGACCGCCAGTTCTGCGATGTCGGGTCGCAGTACCGCAGTGCCATCTTTTTCCACGACGATAACCAGCGCCGTCTGGCGCGCGAAACGCGGACGGAGATCGAGGAGAGCGGCGTGCTGCCCGGTCCCGTCAAGACGGAGATCGTGCCTGCGCAGACGTTCTACATCGCCGAGGACTATCACCAGAACTACCACCAGGAGAATCCCATCCGCTACAAGTGGTACACGAGCGGTTGCGGGCGTTACGACCGGCTGGAGACACTCTGGGGCGAGAAGGCCCGAACGGGCTGACCGGAGCCTTCAATGTTGACGGCTCATGTTCGGGGTCTGATAGGCTGTTTTCATCGCGAAGCACGAAGTTGTGCTGTTTCGCATGCTCCATCACCCGGATGTGCAGGCCATTCAGGCCGCTACCCGTCTATGGGTTGCACGGTTGGCCGGCCTGCCCGTCGCTTCCCCGCGAGCCGGGTGGCGGGCTGGGAAACGTGAGCGGCGATGGGGTCCGCGCGGATGCCCATCGCTGACGAGCCGACAACGCTGTCGGCCTCGGCCTGCGCTTCAATACCGGAACGCATGCCGATGATCGGTTACGACGACACGAGGAGGTGTACATCATGAGTAAACGAATACTTGGAATGATTGCGGCTATCGGACTCGCCTTCGGCGCAGTCTCGACCGCTCACGGTCAGGATTCGGTACGGATCGGCTGGACGGCCTGGTCGGATGCCGAGTTCGTGACCAAGCTGGCCGCGCGAATCCTTGAAGAGCGTATGGATCAGGACGTGGAGCTCGTCCAGACCGACATCGCGCCGCAGTATCAGGGCGTGGCCTCGGGCGATATCGACGTCATGCTGATGTCCTGGCTGCCGGGGACGCACTCGGACTACATGGACAAGGTCGGCGGTGACGTCGTCAATCTCGGCATGCTCTACGATCATGCCAAGCTCGGCTGGATCGTTCCGGAGTACATCCCGAAGGATCAGATCAGCTCGATCGAGGACCTCAAGAACGACTCGATCCGCGAGAAGCTGGACGGCACGATCACCGGCATCGACCCGGGCGCCGGCCTGACGCGGCTGTCGAAGGACGCGATCGAACAGTATGGCCTCGACGGCTATAACCTGCAGACCTCGTCCGGCGCCGCCATGACCGCCGCGCTCGAGCGGGCGGCCAAGGATGAAGACTGGATCGTCGTCACGGGCTGGAGCCCGCACTGGAAGTTCGGTGCCTGGGATCTGCGCTATATCGATGATCCCAAGGGTGTCCTCGGCTCCTGGGAGCGGATCCACGCGATCGCCCGCCAGGGCTTCTATCAGGAGAACATCGACGCCGCCACGATGCTGGGGCGCATGTGGATCCCGATCGACGATCTGCAGGCCGCCATGTACGAGGCGCGCGAGAGCAGCTACGAAGAGGCGGTAACCAACTACATCAACAACAACGGCGACCGCGTCGAGTACTGGGTCTCCGGCGAGATGTAAGCCGGTCCCGTTCCGCTGTACCGAAAGCCCGGCCGCGTCCCGCGCGGTCGGGCTTTTTTTGTATCGGCGTGTTTCGCCGCCGGCCGCGGGCGGATTGCCGCGGGGGGTCGTGCGACCCGCCGGGGGCTGTGCCATAATCCGCCGGCACGCAGTCAGGGGAGCCGCCAGCGTGAGCATCAAGCCCGACCACTGGATTCGTCGGATGGCCGACGAGCACGGCATGATCGAGCCCTTCGAACCGGGTCAGGTCCGGGCGAACGACGGGGGCAAGATCGTGTCCTACGGCACGTCGAGCTACGGTTACGACGTGCGCTGCTCGCCGCAGTTCAAGGTCTTCACCAACATCAACTCGGCGTTCGTCGACCCCAAGGGTTTCGATGAGCGAAGCTTCGTCAACGTCGAGTCCGATGTCTGCATCATTCCGCCCAATTCATTCGCGCTCGCCAGCACCGTCGAGTACCTGCGCATCCCGCGCAGCGTCCTGACGATCTGTCTCGGCAAGTCGACGTACGCGCGCTGCGGCATCATCGTCAACGTGACGCCGCTCGAGCCCGAATGGGAGGGGCACATCACGCTGGAGTTCTCGAACACCACCACGCTGCCGGCGAAGATCTACGCCCATGAGGGGGTCGCGCAGCTGATCTTCCTCGAGTCCGATGAGGAATGCGAGACCTCGTACAAGGATCGTGGGGGCAAGTACCAGGGGCAGCGCGGGGTCACCCTGCCCACCACCTGAGATCCTGCAGGGCGAGGACTTTAGCCGGGTTCGGGTCCGTCGCCGCGCGCGGGCTCTTCCAGACGCGGTTCGAGCCGTTCGGTATGCTCGCCGTGCCAGTCGGCGAGCGCCTGCCGCGCGGCCTGATGGCCCTCCTCGATCAGGCGCGCGCCCCGGCTGGACCGGAAGCGCCCGTAGGAAGACAGATGGGGCGCGATGTGCAGATCGATGGCATCGCTGGTCTGCAGGCGGGTCGCGTTGTTGATCGCGATGTCGGTGGCGTTGAGCACGACGTCGATCAGGTCATCCGGCTGCTGGTAACTGCGCCGGCTGTTCAGGTCCGCGCCGATGACCGTGCGGGCACCGAGTGACCGGACCACGGAGCCCGGCAGATTCTCCACCAGGCCGCCGTCCACAAGCATACGCCCGTCATGCTCGACCGGCTGGAAGATGCCCGGCATGCAGGCGCTGGCGAGCACCGCCGGCACGACCGGACCACTGCTGAAAACGACCCGTTCCCCGGTACCGATATCGGTCGCGACGACGCCAAACGGGATCCGCGCGTCCGCGAAGTCCGGCTGGCCGATCGCCTCCGCGAGCACATCTCCAAGGCGGCGGTTGTCGAGCAGACCGAGGCGCGAAGGCCGGAAGCTGGAGATCGACAGCCAGGTCATGTCCAGCGCGATCTCTTCGATATCGTCGATCGGCGTGCCGAAGGCGTACAGCGCGGCGGCGACGGCACCGATGCTGGTGCCCGACAGGCGTTCGACGCCGACTTCCGCCTCTTCGAGCGCGCGCAGGATGCCGACGTGGGCCGCGCCCAGCGTCGCGCCGCCGCTGAGTGCAAGACCCACGGGGCGGCGCAGCTGTCGCCGGCGCCACCAGTAGCGCGCCCGGCCCAGCCAGTCGGCACTCTTGTCCAGCGCTTGCATGCCTGCGGATCCTGCGGGGCCTGATCGGGATTCTGGCGGCTGTGCCATGCGGCGTCCATGCCGCGAACGAAGATTTACGCCGCGTCCCGGTTCACGGGGATCCGTTCCATCAGATGGCACAGGCAATCCTGGCGGATAATCCTCGGATCCGGGGTCAGCAGGGATGGCATCACCGCCCGGCGCAGCCGCAGTTCATGGTCACTGCACTCGAAGAACGTTCCCGTCACGTCGCGCCCGGCGGGATCGGAGGCCCGTACGGGCGCGCGCGGCCCACGGCAGCGGCCGATCGCCGTGCCGGCCGCCAGTTCGCGGAAATTGAGCCGGTCGATGTCGCCGGGCAGGCAGAGGTCGAGATCATCCGCGGCACGGTGTGCGGGCCATTCAAAGTCGAACCGGACCGATTCCGGGATCGCGACCACCGCCACACTCCCGAACAGGTCGAGATCGCCGGGCGCCGGGGGATCCGCGGGGAGGGTGTCGAGGCACAGGCAGTCCGCCAGGAAATCCTGGGCGTGGGTAACACCCTCGGGCGAGCCCACGCGGCCGCATTCCAGGATGACCGCCGGACACAGCCCGAGGAACGCCTGCGCCTGCGCGCCCCGCGGCCGGGTGAAGTGGACAACCGTGCGGCTGAAGCGATGCGCGAGCTGCAGGCAACGTGGATCGAGCGAATTGACGCCCACATGATGGGGACTGCTGCCGCTCGTATTGTGGATATCGATACTGGCGAACAGCGGCCGTTCCCGCATGCGCGCGAAGACCTCGGCGAGCAGGCGAGTCTCCGGCCCCGCCGGCTGTTCCGTTCCCGGCCAGGCGCGGTTGAAGTCCAGCTGGCCGTCGAGGTGGCGCAGGCCGTGGCGCGCGGCCTCGACGTTGCCGATGAACAGGCTCAGCGCTCGGGGCAGCGGACGCCCGTCGTACGCCGCGAGCAGCCGCTGGACCGCCAGCAG encodes the following:
- the rodA gene encoding rod shape-determining protein RodA translates to MLGARARGAPLTRLLLALRVDPPLLLGILAIAAVGMVVLYSAGGESTDLLIQQGVRLGIGLFVMLVAAQIPPRNLRLWSPWLFAAGLGLLVWVLVAGEMGGGARRWIDLGIVTVQPSEGMKIAVPMMVAWYLGDRALPPSFGRVLVTGALIMVPVALVAWQPDLGTSLLIASAGAFGLFLAGLRWRLMLGFLLTGAALIPVGWHMMYDYQRRRVLTFLDPESDPLGAGYHIIQSKIAVGSGGLYGKGWLNGTQSRLDFLPERSTDFIFAVFGEEFGFFGGVLLLFLYLCVIGRALYISAEAQDSFGRLLAGSLALTFFVYVVVNIGMVIGLLPVVGVPLPLVSYGGTSMVTLLCAFGIIMSIRSHKRLLAP
- a CDS encoding YbeD family protein, which codes for MTEDTLLEFPCDFPIKAFGYDTGDFGTLVVELIQPHAPEVTHDDVQTRSSSGGRYLAVTITVRAVSREQLDRIYHTLSAHERVLVAL
- the mltB gene encoding lytic murein transglycosylase B; this translates as MTIRPVLAAVLWLAAVAPASGSFLERDGVRAFIDDVSSRQDFNAAELRGLFENVERQEAVLEAIAAPAEAMPWYRYRPIFITDPRIEGGIEFVRDNSDLLARAEREFGVPPEIVAAIIGVETFYGRHKGRHPVLDTLATLAFEYPPRSDFFRRELEQFLLLARDERIAPTSVKGSYAGAMGMPQFISSSYRHYAIDFDGDGRRDLWNSNADVIGSVAAYLADHGWSAGEPIVHRVRPSRDDWRELTSKSLKPRVDQSDLRAAGLGVEPPVGADERVHVFSLETEAEPEVWVGRGNFYAITRYNHSALYAMAVYQLAERIRRGVETEPAE
- a CDS encoding D-alanyl-D-alanine carboxypeptidase family protein, whose product is MKYLPALCACLFLFLSLPAIAQPIPKPPSTSGESYILMEAETGKVLAAKNADKRLPPASLTKIMTGYAVYRALDDGSITLDDEVEVSEAAWRMGGSQMFLEVGDKVTVDKLLDGLVVQSGNDAALALAEYVGGSESAFVEQMNFYADELGLENTRFENPEGLNRETHYSSARDMAELSRVMIRQFPERYERYAKREFTYNDIRQYNRNDLLYATDYVDGIKTGYTSESGYCLAASGERDGTRLISVVMGEPSADARESSSRALLSWGHRFYESHRLYAAGETLKEARIWKGAADQVRLGLSEDLHVTIPKGKYDALEASMTFPGQLVAPADEGEELGQVTVKLDGEVVAEAPLVALSGVAAGSFFQRMTDAVLQWFE
- the mrdA gene encoding penicillin-binding protein 2 codes for the protein MAGSDRLRDYEHEAGLYRRRAVAAGVGALVLVLVLAGRLFHLQYLSHEHYATLSDDNRVRIEAIAPTRGLIHDRDGRILAENLPSFTLELVPERVEDLDATLERLRSFVDFDSADVERLRRAWQRARPFEGVPLRFRLSREEVARLSVNRHRFPGVDIVAGLTRHYPWGRTGVHALGYVGRLDEADLQRLDPRSYRATSHVGKNGIEYAYEEVLHGDPGVRRVEVNVEGRVLRVLDEQAPVPGEDIQLTLDLGLQRFAERLLGPEDGAVVALDPRDGAVLALASQPGFDPNLFVNGIGRDTYAALRDSPSRPLFNRAIRGQYPPGSTIKPIIALNGLERKSRDRDEEIHCRGYYTLEGRSRRYRDWKAHGEVDLSDAISQSCDVMFYDLAMDLGMTEMAGFLRKFGLGQPTGIDLPGERDGLIPDPEWKRRNRGEPWYSGETVIHGIGQGYMQVTPLQLATATAQIANRGRPVRPHLLAEAGPAEVRTDTKEEAPQNGDAVVARAREPVVEPVDLKVETDWDFVIDAMVDVTEGERGTARAIGWKSPHTIAGKTGTAQVFSIAQGEEYDAEAIAKQLRDHALFVAFAPAKAPRIAVAVLVENGGSGSATAAPVAQQLIDRWLEEHPPPADGEDDGG
- a CDS encoding septal ring lytic transglycosylase RlpA family protein codes for the protein MKPAIRAAAVAMLTALFAGCSTLSGEPADGPGAEIDPDSLPTVVPRDEPRSRYGNPESYVVNGQRYHVRDSARGYVAEGIASWYGSKFHGRRTSSGEPYDMYEMTAAHRSLPLPTYVRVTNLDNGRSTVVRVNDRGPFVDDRVIDLSYAAATRLGVIDSGTARVRVRALTPGDSTADSQSDTAPATGTDADGEVFLQVGAFREYANAQRMRARVRGAGIQPVNVEKAESAAGVSVYRVRIGPLDGDTDRDAMLSSLDEAGVEGARFITE
- the ppa gene encoding inorganic diphosphatase — protein: MDLNKIDIGKNCPDEINAVIEVPTYGAPVKYELDKDSGALMVDRFFGTAMHYPCNYGFIPHTLGEDGDPLDILVITNSPLMSGVVIPCRPVGMLHMEDESGGDAKLLAVPTNKLTPLYRNVQEYTDVARSLLDEIAHFFEQYKALEAGKWARVDHWDGAEVAREEIRASVKRYNNATT